The region TGTACACTAGCATCTGAGGGGCATACAAACCACAGGATGAGCAGCAGCGGCTTCCCTGAGCCCCCTGAGGTGGAGGGGGGATCTAGCCAGCCTCAGAACCCACTCAGGATGGGGGCTCTCTGCACGTCCCAACCCTGTGCACATTGCTCCTCACAatatctgcccctcccccaaccactgccaccacatgcacacacacactgagccCACCCACATTACTCCACAAGGGGCATGTGACCCTGGCCTGGGAACTGGAACACTCCAGCCCCCCTGGCCATAATGATCAGTGACAGGATGTGCATGTTATTCAGTGATGATGGCACGTGGGCCAATCAGAGTCTGCCGGAGATTTGTGCTTAAGCTCTGGAGAAATAATCGCTCACATTCCTCTGGGGTGGCTAAGTAGGGCAGATGGAGGCCTGTTGCTGCCCAGGGCTGTCACCACAGTCCCACAAAGTGACTACCTGGGAGTGGAGTCCATGCAAAGAAAGCAGAGCCCAGAGACAGTTATCCTTAGCTCCTAGATCCAGCCATACTTGAAGACCATATCTGTCTTCATTTTGGAAGACAGACATTTTTGGTAGGACAACAGATACAGATTGACTTGTGTTTCTGGTACCTGCTTCAGAGAGGACTTACTAGACCTCTACCAATGGCAGGACCATATGGCCCTCTCTTCCCATCTGCCCTCTCACCTGCACCTTCGGATAGGCCACAGGGTCCTGTAGGTATGGCTCGTACTGATAGATGTAGACAAAGCAGGCATCTGTGGGGCAGTCAAGCACCACCTGGGGCAGACAGACAAACCAACAACCCATCTCAAACATTTTTCCCACAAGAAGCCTTCTCCACCCTCCCATACCCCTTGCTCTGGCCTCCCTGAGGCTTGGTTCTTTCACTTTGTTGGGAAGATTACAGAGAATGGGGCTTTGTCATGGAACACTCAGATCAGACTTGATGAAGAACTTCCCTGGATGACCAGACAGGAGAGCAGTGGCCTTTTTGCACTGGTGAAAGGAACATGGTTGGTGGGGACAGGAAAGGGGGTTGGAGGTAGAAGAAAGGTAGGCTGGCCACTGCAGACTCACCAGGCCCCGGAAGAGGGTGAAGAACCCAGCGAGGGTGAGGTATATGACAAGGGCCAGGTCAACCGGGCGTCGCAGGATGCCCTTTCTTTGTTCCTCCTGTACCTGCCCCAtgggagagagacagtgtgagaagTCGGGTATCCAACAGGCACTCGATAAAGGCTCATCTCTTCTTTCCTAAAGGCCAACGAGATCCTTCCAAAGAGGCAATGTTTTTGATCAGAAGCAACTctaattgggggggaggggcattcAGGCATGTTGGCACAAGGAACTGTCTGGCAGCAAGGCACTTACCACATCGGCGGTACAGCACGTTGGTGCCCGGGACTGGTTGAAGACCCTCGTGCCAGCCCAGCATAGGACTAGCACATAGGGGATGGCAAGGAAGAAGGCAGGTCTGATCTCTGAGCTGTATTTACCTGTCATGGTAGGAGAGAGGGGGATGTCACTCATCAAGGATCACCCAGGCCTGGCCAGACCCATAGGTGAGTCACACCAGAATCCCTGGCTGGAAGTAATAATTCATAAATGCAGTCTTTATTCAAGCTCTAGCACCTCTGGCTCCCCAGTGCTCATAAGATGGTGTCCAGACTCCTCAGCCTGGCCTGCCTCGATTTATTTTCTGGATATGGCTTCTATATTTCAGTTGTTCTTTGCTTCTCCTGGATACATCTTGGGTGTCCCTCTTGCTCAGCCACCCCCACATACTGGGCTGCCTCTCCCTTCTACCTCCCAAGACCTACCTATGAACCTTCTAGGCACAGGACAGTAACCCAGCCTGAGGAGACGGGAATCCTTCAAAGTCCAGTCCTTACCAAGGATGTTTCCTGGGAGGAACACCAGGATGCTCATGATGAAAGATCCCAGCCAGTACAGTCCAAGGTTCCGGTATCTCTTCctagggtgggggatggaggggtgaCCAACAGATGCCTGTTCCCCAGTCTCAGAGCCCTAGCCATGGCCCAGAGTCCACCCTGGGCTCCCCAGCTCTGGGTCCCTCCCAGTTTTGTCCAGGACAGAAGGGACAACAGGGAGATGAATGAGGGACTGAACAGACCATCTGTCCAGGGACAGAAGTGATTGCTTAGGCACAGGGGTGTACAAGAGAAGAGAGCTGACTACCACTTACACCTGTAACATTCCTTGGAACCTTCTCCTGGCCACTCCTGGCTGGAGCCCTAGAGAGGCCTGATTTCCCCTACAGACACTGCTGACTGCACCCAGGCATGGGACCCCCCACTCCGAGAACTTGATCTCCTTCCCAGGATCCAGGtgccacccccctccactcccccaccATGCACCTTCTGTGGATGGCACCAGCCATGGCCAGGTAGAGGAGGTAGTGAACCGTGCCATCCCAGTAGCAGATGAAGACTCCATGTGCAGTGCGCAAATACGGCTCTCCCTGCAGGGGCAGGtcagggctcagctgggcagcagggcaggAGGCATCCCGGGCGGCCCCCTACATACCTCCTTGGTAAAGAACTCCATGAAGCCCACCGCGTAGCCATCTTCCTGGAGAGCAATAAGGAGGTCCACCACCGAGGTGAAAGCAAAGACAGCGAACACTGTGGGGAGAGTGGGCGGGGCATGGCCCGGACGTGGGGGGGGCCTGAGGCCACTTGTCTGGGAACCAGAGTCCAGGCAAGGAACCACACCCAACTGCTCCCAGTCGCCCCTCCACAGGTCACAGGACCGACAGCCCTGCCTCTTGAGGCGGCACAGTCCCTGCCTTTGGGAGGCCTCAGGCTGAGAAGGCACTGACCCTGCCCCCAGGAAACCCCAAGTGATGAGGAAGTGTGGTCTTTCAGAGGTTCCCAGTCTGATGGGAAGATACAGTCCTGCTCTCAGGAGCCCCACGTCTGAAGGGGTAGGCCCTCTGAGGTTCCCCAACCAATGAAGTTTCTCCAGTCTTTTTGAGGTTCTCCAGCCTGATGGGAGCCCTTCAAGGGGATGGCGGAGGCCCCTGCTCACACAGTTCTCTCCGACTGACTCACCAGCATAGAGTGGGTCATAGTAGATCTCGCCGGGGGACAAACTGTAGATAGCCACAAAAAGCAGACCCAGGATCAAGGCACTCACCAATGCCAGCCCCAGGGGGCTGTGGAGAGGGAAAACAAGTCAGAGAGGCCAGGCCCAGTGCTGAGGCCCCACCCACCCTGGTGAGGGCAAAAGCAGATTCTAGGGTGCTCCAGATGTTGAGACTGAAGTGTCTTTCCATCCAGGAATCTCGTTCCCTGCAACTACCCTTTCCCATCACTAGGCTGTTGCCTGAGCTGTTTCTCCTTCCTGGAAACTCCTTCCAGAAGTCTCTTCCACTTGGCAAATGCCTACTCATCCTTCATGGCCTATCTTTCAtggctcctcctccaggaagccctccctgactcctTAGAATCATTGCCCAACTTAGGCCAAGTACAGAGGGGGCATCAGTCAACTCTTTCTGACTCTACAGTCCATCCCGTCACTTGCTGATACGTGTTTAACTCAATTTGCTGTCAGTCATTCAACATCACCAAGCCACTCTGTGGTCAGACCCAGCTCCCAAGCCCCTGCCAGGTCTCTAGTGCTCAGCACTGTACACCTCACTTTCTGAAACTCCTGACTCCTCCTAGCTGAAGTCCAAATGCTTCTGTCaactccaccccacccctaccctgaTCTGTCCCATCAACCAGATAAGACAGGTCAACCAGTTGCATagataagaaatagaaattaggTTGGAAGCCGCCAACACAGGTGGGCAGAGTGGGTGGTTGGGAAAGCTATCCAGGGTCCCAGACTCCTCTACACTTTGTCCAGGCTCCTACCTTCTCATGGACCTCTCTGACACCTAAGATCCCCATCCTGGCCCCATCGGACCAACAATGACAATTATAGTAATCAGATAAGACCACACAAGTCTTTGCACAAAATTTGTAATCCTTATAACTATGGGACGAGGTCGAGGATTATGTTCATTACACACTGAAGAAACTCAGGCTCCCAGAAGCAACCTGACTCATTCATCCAAGGGGATGGAGCCAGGAATTTGTACCCAAGGAGCCAACCCCACAGGCAATACTCCCTGTACCCTGTCTTGAGTTGAGCCAGGTTTGGGAGTGTGAGGGGCTTGCATATGCCTGGTACTCCAGTGGCAGGATCCACAGGGCTGGGGTTTAGTTTAGGAGACAAGGGAGGTCACAGCATGTAGGCGAAACTGAGGCTAAAGACAGGGTGGGCCAAACCTTAACAGAAGAAAGTCTCAGGCCTCCGACAGGCAATGGAGGGGCCATCTGCTAGGGTTGGTGGAATAGAACGCGTGTCCGAGTGTCCATGTGTCAAGAGCTGGGTCATCAGGCCCTTATCTGGGGCAATACTTTGACCTTTGGTAACTTTGGAGCTGGGCACATCCCTGGGAAACCCCAGAAACCCTCCAAAACTCTGCCCTGTGGGGGGCTCTGCTTCTCAGCCTCCTTTCTCCTCAAGCCCTAAACGTCCCAggaccgcccccacccccaccacacagcCTCCTGGCCGGCGGAGAGGGCACTTCAGGGGCTGGGGGTAGTTCTGGCCTAGGTCCCTTCCTCCTGGCAGAAGCTGCGCAGGGACTCAGGGCTCGGGGGAGCCAGGCTCGCCGCCCGCGCATCCTCTCTCCCCGCCACCGCCAACCCGGCTCCGCCGCCCGCCCCCCTCCCGGAGGccgccccggcccctcccctcaCGCACTGCGAGAGCGCCGAGACGTGGTTGAGCGCATAGGACCAGGGGAGGGCACCGAGCGACAGAGCCGCGATCTTGCCGGCCAGCGGCGGGATGTCCATAGTGGCGGCGCCCGGACCCCGGCTCGGTCCCGGCACGGCCTCCAGGGCGCTCGGCTCCTCCGCGGCCGCGCgtcttgggtggggggagggtgccggggacccggccccgccccgccctgcgcAAAGGTCGCCCGCCGCTGCGCCCTGGTCTGGCCGCCTTGACTTGACCGTCCCCGCGCTCCCGGGGAGCCTCTGAGGCCCCTCCCCCTTGAAGcggtcccttcccccactcctcccccggCTTCACCGTCACCGGACTCAGCGCGGTTCTCAGCGGCCTTCCCGGTCGCCCAGCCTCAGCTTCACTATTCAAGGCTAGAACACCATGTCTCCCGACGCTTCCGCTCGTGAGGCCCGGGACTGCAACTTGGGAGGCCCTGGGCCAGCAGCTTCATTCTAAGGGAATTTGTTCTCCAGGCCTCCTTCTGCACTTCTGCTTTCTCCGTCCTAAGCCACCGGTGTACCTACCTCGACCCTGAAGGGGACCCTTTTTAATTTCACATTCCCTAGACCTTCTTACCCCTAGGATCAAGGGGGCATTGGCGGCATTCTGCGCTAATGGAGGAACCTCAGTCGCTTGGACACAAGCAGTTGCCTGCAGGGCCCTTGGATTTGAGTGTTCACTCAGCGGCCACACACATTTAAACACATGTCCGGGTGTAAAGCTTTTGACTGGGTCTGGGGATCATCTCAAGGCAGGCCGTCAAGGTCATGGGTTGGGCGGGTCCCTTGAAGGACTGTATGTGCTGTGTTCCTTCCATGTAGCCTGGGCACCTCATGGGCAGCTGAGGCTATGCCCCTTGGCTCAGTGGGTGGTGTCAAAGGGAGGGAGTCCAAAGGGTGGGCTTAGATTAGGCGTGGATTGCTAGTTTGGTGAGTTTAGAACAGTGTTCCTGGCAAGAATAGCTCAGACCTGGGgttggggtgtggtggggggctCAGAGGGGATAGCTGAGGGAGGATTCTGAACAGCCTGCAGGAGGCGGTGCTTGGTTCAGGGGAAAATGCAAAGGGCATGGAGTGAGGGGGGCGGGCTGCGCCAGGGAGGGGACTATAGTAGGGTGGGGAGAGAATTAGGAGGCAGCTGTCTCCAACCCACTTTGGACTCTTGCCCATGTGTTACTTGTGGCTGCTGGAAAACAGTGAGCAGGTGCCTTTGGGGAGGCCCACAGTCTGTGTGTGGGGAAGATTCTAACCCTCACCCTTTTCCCATGCAGCCCCTGGGCCTTGTGCCACCTGGGTCCCATCTCTAAGCCTGGGTGACAAGATGATCTTCTGGCCACCGACCTGACAGCCTCCCTCCTAGCCTCCCTCCCCAGTTGTCCCTTGCCCATGGGTTAAGTTCAGGTTCCTCTGGGCTGACCTGAGGCTCCAGTCTCGTTTCTTGACTTTTCCCAACTCTAGCGGTGCCaacaccccaccccccggcctcTTTCCTGTCTGCAAGATGGACCCTCTAGTATTTCCTCAGCCCTTAAAGCAGATCCCAATGTCCCCTCCTCCAGGTAGCCCTCTCTGCCACCCCAgccccgctcctcctcctccaagggCAGGGGTGTCTGATCCAGATCTCTCTAGCAACCTGGCCTTGCATCTGTGTCTAGGATGTGCATGTACATGCACACCGAATTTGGGGGCCATTCTCTTCCACCTCTCCACTTGCTTGGGGGTAAAGTCCATGGGCTGAGTCTGGAGAAcctccaggtcactaattcaatTGAAGGGTGACCTTGACCTGGATGGCGAGGTGCCTGGGACCAAGGCCTAGGGTCCCTATCATTGGAACCTCTGGCTGCCCAGAGCTACTCTTGTGCTCAAGACCTGGGACCACTGGGCAGCCTCCACACGTGGGAATGTcacccctggccctgccctgggcacAGTGTCTATGGAAGGGAGACAGGGTGGTATATGTCATCCCAGCCTGGGCTCTTGTGCTGAGACTCCAGTCCCTGGGTGCCCTCCTCCCCCATACTGAGACACTCCCCAGGCTGCCGCCAAGACAGCACCCAGTTCCTCTTTGCATTTATCAGTCTCAGGTTCACCACCATGTACACAACAGACTGGCTGCCAGGGAGCAGAGCCTATCCATCCGGTTCACACAGTTGGTGCTGTTTACTAAATGACTACGAGATGCAGGCTGGCCCAGAAGCCCAACTCCAGCTGGAGTCTTCAACCCCTGAAGGGGTTGAGCAGGACCCACTAGGCACATGTGTGGGCAGATGGGTGGGTTGTGGGGATCCCCTCAGGGCTCATACTTTAAGCATGGCTCTTGGATTCCTAGGACCCCACCCAAGCTGCTCACTCAGCAGCTACAATTGAATGAGATCCCCAGGTAGTCTTGGCACAAATATGAGGTGCAGGCTCTGGAGATGTAGGGAGCACCTGGCATGCTGCATCTGTCCACAGAGTCGTCCCCTAAAGGCACGAGCCCCAGGGACTCCTGTGTCCACCCCACTGGCTTACTGGGGTAGCCTGGGCTGCAGCTGTCACAGACAAGCTTTGGGGAGGAGCTATCAACGCCACCTGCTGGTGGGGTGACTTGGCACAGGTGCGCCCTGGGTCCACCTGCCCCGCAGATCTGAAGAGGGCTGGGCCCTGTCTGGGGACCCCTTCCAACCTAACTCCTGCAGCACAGTGCTACACTGGGAGGTCCCTAATGCCCCTGGTGCAGGTGCAGCCAGGTGTTGGCTGGTCAGCCACCAGTCTCTCTCAGAGGATCTGTGGATCCTCCCCTCAACTCTAACCCAAGCTGATGGTGAGGGGCCCCATAGACAGATTTCTAGATGGTTCTCTCGTATTTCTCAGGCACCAGGGAGCTTTCCCAGCAGCATCCCAGCCCCatctgcccagcccagccccgctGCTACGGAAACAGAGGGGTTTCTGGTGATGGCAAAAACCAGGCTGCCCTGGTAGGCAAGCACTGGAACTTTAATACACGGCATGACACTTGAGACAACGGGAAGGGCAGGCAGAAATGCAGGCCAGAACATTCCACAGTCCAGGGAAGGTCGGTCGTTTGGAAAATACAATTGTGCGTTTTTCCAGAATACTCAGTAGTAAGGCCGTCTGGGGTTGTTCTGTgagaggcaaaaaagaaaaaggggagggggTCAATGCTAAACACAGTGGTTCCTCCTGCCCAGAATGTTCCAGGGACAGCTGAGCTCacagaggggagggcaggtggagAGGTGGGGAGTTGCTAGTGAGACCTGGCTTAGCTGGactggggaaggagagacagtTCTGTTACCAGCACTGCCACCCCCGTGCTGAGATTCTGGGCAGCCCAGCCAGGAGCCATATGGGGCGCTGGGGACACACGCACCAGGGGGTTGGGCCGGAAGCGGTAGGCCAGCATCATCCTCTTGCGGAAGGCCTCATACTCATCATCCTCCTTGGAGAGCTCAGCTGGCCGGTCGATGCCAAAGCCTGCTCCATCTACTGTGGTGGTGCCTCTGCAGAGGGGGGAATGACAGGGCCAAGTGAGCAGGGGGCCGGGCTGGTgccagcaggaggagtggcagagggcgCATACACTCACTTGTTGACCGGGTTCTTGATGCCCTGGCCCTCTGAGCCCAGCCCGTCGCCCTCCTTCCAGCCCATTTTCATCAGCATCTGGTAGCCGATGTTCTCCACTGTCAGCTTGAACTCCTTGTACTCTGAGTAGTCAGGCTCTCGGCCCTCCTGCAGGGCAAGGAGGTGGCTGTCATCCACCAGGGCTGCAACTGTCCCGGGTCCCGGCTCTGGCCTGAATACCACCCCTTCCCACCACCAATGGCCTGACTGGCCGCTGGGACCATCTGCCCATCTGCAGCCTCTGTACCAGGTCAGATTCCTTAAGAACAGACCAAGATGCTCCTTTTCAGGGTCCCCAGGGTCAGACTTTGTACCAAGCTGCCTGGTGGCAAAGTCAATGAGGGCAAGGTGACAGGTCACAGAGGCTTCACCCACCATGGGAAAGATTAATGGTTCATCAGTAAAGTCAAGTCCTAGGTTCTGAGGGCAATTCGTTACACAGAATGCTAAAAAGATGGGGTCAATAAGGTGACGGCCTTATTGATGAGGTTATGCGGtacaaagcagtttttaaaaaatcccccaaaaGATGACATGGGATGTGCCCTGTCAGCTATCTCTCCTCAGAGAAAAGCATGATGGCAGCATGGCAGGAATGTGAATTTTTGTTCTGGAGAACCCAGTCCATGGGGGCTTCTGTCTTGAGAAACGCTTTGCCTGTAAACTGCACTTAATTGCTCCACCGAAAGCAGAATTTCCCTGAAGCCCTGGAAAATGTTTCTAAAGCAGCAGCTGGGCTGCTTTCTGCTAATTCCCTCCACAGACGGTGTCTATCATCAACAGATGCCTCCCGAGGCGAGAGGGCCCAGCTCCCCCTGTGAATGAAGGGGGGCCCCCGAGATTGCCTCAGGCGCCTGGGCCACTGGCA is a window of Zalophus californianus isolate mZalCal1 chromosome 1, mZalCal1.pri.v2, whole genome shotgun sequence DNA encoding:
- the TM6SF2 gene encoding transmembrane 6 superfamily member 2 isoform X1; translation: MDIPPLAGKIAALSLGALPWSYALNHVSALSHPLGLALVSALILGLLFVAIYSLSPGEIYYDPLYAVFAVFAFTSVVDLLIALQEDGYAVGFMEFFTKEGEPYLRTAHGVFICYWDGTVHYLLYLAMAGAIHRRKRYRNLGLYWLGSFIMSILVFLPGNILGKYSSEIRPAFFLAIPYVLVLCWAGTRVFNQSRAPTCCTADVVQEEQRKGILRRPVDLALVIYLTLAGFFTLFRGLVVLDCPTDACFVYIYQYEPYLQDPVAYPKVQMLVYMFYVLPFFGLAAYALIFPGCSWLPDWALVFAGAVGQAQFSHMGASMHVRTPFTYRVPDDAWACFFGCNLLYALGPHLLAFRCLWRPAFFLRPPPGPLDRHKKDH
- the TM6SF2 gene encoding transmembrane 6 superfamily member 2 isoform X2: MRSTTSRRSRMFAVFAFTSVVDLLIALQEDGYAVGFMEFFTKEGEPYLRTAHGVFICYWDGTVHYLLYLAMAGAIHRRKRYRNLGLYWLGSFIMSILVFLPGNILGKYSSEIRPAFFLAIPYVLVLCWAGTRVFNQSRAPTCCTADVVQEEQRKGILRRPVDLALVIYLTLAGFFTLFRGLVVLDCPTDACFVYIYQYEPYLQDPVAYPKVQMLVYMFYVLPFFGLAAYALIFPGCSWLPDWALVFAGAVGQAQFSHMGASMHVRTPFTYRVPDDAWACFFGCNLLYALGPHLLAFRCLWRPAFFLRPPPGPLDRHKKDH